The Methylomusa anaerophila genome has a segment encoding these proteins:
- a CDS encoding DUF362 domain-containing protein produces the protein MAYKITEECVACGSCAATCPVGAIQEGEPTYVITDECVECGACEAVCPTGAIKAPE, from the coding sequence ATGGCATACAAAATTACTGAAGAGTGTGTTGCATGCGGTTCTTGTGCGGCCACTTGCCCGGTTGGTGCGATCCAAGAAGGGGAACCAACTTATGTGATTACAGATGAGTGTGTTGAATGTGGTGCCTGTGAGGCGGTTTGCCCTACTGGTGCAATTAAAGCTCCAGAATAA
- a CDS encoding phosphatidate cytidylyltransferase gives MLGKRILTAIVGIPIIIYAINYGQWVFAIAVMLLALIAWHEYSTMMKKKEINVGYYPGMIIIVFFVGCSWLGNADETILVIMLLIIYVLAGTVFSYSHFSIADAAFTVLGICYIGLTFAHLLMLRFTEQSQYINTNMGELSVGAIYVWLAFIGTWASDTFAFFIGSKLGRHRLCPAVSPGKTYEGVIGGFIGSLTGVLAFGSLAYLPYIHLVLIGLLIGIAAPLGDLVESALKRYAGVKDSGNILPGHGGILDRFDAMMITVPAVFYYINFFVLH, from the coding sequence ATGCTTGGCAAAAGAATACTAACGGCAATTGTTGGAATACCGATTATAATATATGCCATTAATTACGGACAATGGGTGTTTGCGATCGCCGTAATGTTGCTGGCGCTGATTGCTTGGCATGAGTACTCAACAATGATGAAGAAAAAAGAGATAAATGTTGGGTATTACCCGGGTATGATAATAATTGTTTTTTTTGTTGGTTGTTCCTGGCTAGGAAATGCTGACGAAACTATTCTGGTTATCATGCTACTTATTATTTATGTGCTGGCCGGAACTGTTTTTTCGTATTCTCATTTTTCCATTGCTGACGCGGCTTTTACTGTTTTGGGAATTTGTTATATTGGTTTAACTTTTGCCCATCTTCTTATGTTACGGTTTACTGAGCAATCCCAATATATCAATACAAACATGGGAGAATTATCAGTTGGTGCTATTTACGTATGGCTGGCATTCATAGGTACTTGGGCTAGCGATACGTTTGCTTTTTTTATTGGTTCCAAGCTTGGCAGACACAGGCTTTGTCCGGCTGTTAGCCCCGGCAAAACATATGAAGGAGTTATTGGGGGATTCATCGGTAGTCTGACAGGAGTCTTGGCATTTGGATCCCTAGCTTATCTTCCGTATATCCATTTAGTATTAATTGGGTTATTGATTGGAATTGCCGCGCCTCTAGGCGACTTAGTTGAGTCCGCTTTAAAAAGATATGCTGGCGTAAAAGATTCAGGAAACATCTTACCGGGACATGGGGGCATTCTTGACCGGTTTGATGCTATGATGATAACAGTTCCCGCAGTATTTTATTACATAAATTTTTTCGTTCTCCATTAA
- a CDS encoding isoprenyl transferase, with protein MWKKWLGRNKNSSEGKISNYDLIDKNRLPKHIAVIMDGNGRWAQKRGLPRTFGHRAGAETLREIVKASSEIGLQVLTAYAFSTENWKRPAEEVNILMTLLSEYLDNEIEELHENNVQIRFIGKVEELTFNLQKKIEKAQTHTADNNGLTLNLAVNYGGRAEITRAVKKIAQKVHNGELAFDEIKESTIQAYLYTADLPDPDLLIRPSGDCRISNYLLWQLAYSEFWFTNTNWPDFKPEHLIQAIIDYQQRDRRFGGLTKNK; from the coding sequence GTGTGGAAAAAGTGGCTTGGCCGTAATAAAAACAGTTCAGAGGGAAAAATATCTAATTATGATCTGATTGACAAAAATAGGCTGCCAAAACATATTGCTGTAATTATGGACGGTAATGGACGCTGGGCACAAAAGCGTGGTTTACCGCGTACATTTGGACATCGCGCCGGCGCGGAAACATTACGGGAAATTGTTAAGGCGTCATCTGAAATCGGTTTACAAGTTTTAACTGCTTATGCGTTTTCTACGGAAAACTGGAAGCGGCCCGCTGAAGAAGTTAATATCCTTATGACACTTTTGTCAGAATACCTCGACAATGAAATCGAGGAATTACATGAAAATAATGTACAGATCCGATTTATCGGAAAAGTTGAAGAATTAACATTTAACCTGCAAAAGAAAATTGAAAAAGCTCAGACGCATACAGCCGACAATAATGGATTAACATTAAATCTTGCTGTAAATTACGGTGGTCGTGCCGAAATTACACGTGCTGTAAAGAAAATTGCACAAAAAGTGCACAACGGTGAGTTAGCGTTTGATGAGATAAAGGAATCTACCATTCAGGCATATTTATATACTGCAGATTTACCAGACCCTGATCTATTAATCCGACCTAGCGGTGACTGCCGGATAAGCAATTATTTGCTTTGGCAATTAGCCTATTCCGAGTTTTGGTTTACTAATACGAACTGGCCTGACTTTAAACCGGAGCACTTGATTCAAGCAATTATTGACTATCAACAACGCGACAGAAGATTTGGCGGTTTAACCAAAAATAAATGA